A region from the Lolium perenne isolate Kyuss_39 chromosome 4, Kyuss_2.0, whole genome shotgun sequence genome encodes:
- the LOC127294600 gene encoding probable beta-D-xylosidase 2 — protein sequence MAPSSRHLLLLLLATTLIVPRASSHDDGGAGKAVYTKVCDESRFEAAGLVMSRYPYCNASIPYADRVHDLIGWMTVEEKVSNLGDWADGAPRIGLPPYMWWSEALHGLSSTGPTTKFDDPKKPRLHSGRAAVFNGTVFANVINSAASFNETLWMSIGQAISTEARAMYNLGKSGLTYWSPNINVVRDPRWGRALETPGEDPYVVGRYAVNFVRGMQDVPGHAGAGVDPMSRPLKTAACCKHYAAYDVDDWYGHNRFKFDARVEERDMVETFQRPFEMCVRDGDVSSVMCSYNRVNGIPACADARLLSGTIRRDWGLHGYIVSDCDAVRVMALNATWLGYTAVEASAAVLKAGLDLDCGMSWIVQDGKPVMDYLTSYGMEAIRMGKMREADIDNALTNLYMTLMRLGYFDGMSKYETLNEKDICTDQHKSLALDGARQGMVLLKNNDNLLPLNADKLGAVTIRGPHAEAPEKVMDGDYTGPPCRYVTPLEGISKDVKIAHAANVTIYFGGINMHIEREGNDREDILLPKNQTEEILRVAEASPNPIVLVILCGGGVDISFAHGNPKIGAILWAGYPGGEGGQAIADVIFGRYNPGGRLPLTWFKNKYIHQIPMTSMALRPRPDHGYPGRTYKFYDGPEVLYPFGHGLSYTKFRYELTDAAKGATVKISAAGRHCKRLSYKAGTLHATPSCPAIDVASHACEETVAFNVSVVNHGDADGVHAVLVYTIPPRDVAGAPIKQVVAFQRVFVKAGSAATVGFKLNVCKAFGIVEKTAYTVVPSGISAIHLENGDSSSPSSVSFPVKISFYA from the exons TCTCCTCCTCCTAGCCACCACCCTCATCGTCCCGCGCGCCTCCtcccacgacgacggcggcgCCGGCAAGGCCGTGTACACCAAGGTCTGCGACGAGTCCCGGTTCGAGGCGGCCGGGCTGGTCATGTCCCGGTACCCGTACTGCAACGCGTCCATTCCGTACGCCGACCGCGTGCACGACCTCATCGGCTGGATGACGGTGGAGGAGAAGGTGTCCAACCTCGGGGACTGGGCCGACGGCGCGCCCCGTATAGGGCTGCCGCCCTACATGTGGTGGTCGGAGGCTCTGCACGGGCTCTCCAGCACCGGCCCCACCACCAAGTTCGACGACCCCAAGAAGCCCCGCCTCCACTCCGGCCGCGCCGCCGTCTTCAACGGCACCGTCTTCGCCAACGTCATCAACAGCGCCGCATCCTTCAACGAGACCCTCTGGATGTCCATCGGACAG GCGATCTCGACGGAGGCTCGCGCGATGTACAACCTGGGCAAGAGCGGGCTGACTTACTGGAGCCCCAACATCAACGTGGTGCGCGACCCGCGGTGGGGCCGCGCACTGGAGACCCCCGGCGAGGACCCCTACGTCGTCGGCCGCTACGCCGTCAACTTCGTGCGCGGCATGCAGGACGTCCCGGGCCACGCCGGCGCCGGCGTCGACCCCATGTCCCGCCCGCTCAAGACCGCCGCCTGCTGCAAGCACTACGCCGCCTACGACGTCGACGACTGGTACGGCCACAACCGCTTCAAGTTCGACGCCCGCGTCGAGGAGCGCGACATGGTCGAGACCTTCCAGCGCCCATTCGAGATGTGCGTCCGCGACGGCGACGTCAGCAGCGTCATGTGCTCCTACAACCGCGTCAACGGCATCCCGGCATGCGCCGACGCGCGCCTGCTCTCCGGCACCATCCGCCGCGACTGGGGCCTCCACGGCTACATCGTCTCCGACTGCGACGCCGTGCGCGTCATGGCCCTCAACGCCACATGGCTCGGCTACACCGCTGTCGAGGCCAGCGCCGCCGTGCTCAAGGCAGGGCTCGACCTCGACTGCGGGATGAGCTGGATCGTGCAGGACGGCAagcccgtcatggactacctcacCTCCTACGGCATGGAGGCCATCCGCATGGGCAAGATGCGCGAGGCCGACATCGACAACGCCCTCACCAACCTCTACATGACGCTCATGAGGCTCGGCTACTTCGACGGCATGTCAAAGTACGAGACCCTCAACGAGAAGGACATCTGCACCGACCAACACAAGAGCCTCGCCCTCGATGGCGCCAGGCAAGGGATGGTGCTCCTCAAGAACAACGACAACCTTCTGCCCCTAAACGCCGACAAGCTCGGCGCCGTCACCATCCGCGGCCCGCACGCCGAGGCACCCGAGAAGGTCATGGACGGTGACTACACAG GGCCGCCGTGCCGGTACGTGACGCCGCTGGAAGGCATAAGCAAGGACGTGAAGATCGCGCATGCCGCAAACGTGACCATCTACTTCGGTGGCATAAATATGCACATCGAGAGAGAAGGCAACGACAGGGAGGACATCCTCCTGCCCAAGAACCAGACCGAGGAGATCCTCCGTGTCGCAGAGGCCTCGCCGAACCCGATCGTCCTCGTCATCctgtgcggcggcggcgtcgacaTCTCCTTCGCGCATGGCAACCCCAAGATCGGTGCCATCCTCTGGGCAGGGTACCCCGGCGGTGAAGGTGGGCAGGCCATTGCCGATGTCATTTTCGGAAGATACAATCCAG GTGGAAGGCTGCCACTGACATGGTTCAAGAACAAGTACATCCACCAGATCCCCATGACGTCCATGGCGCTCCGGCCGCGGCCAGACCACGGATACCCGGGGAGGACGTACAAGTTCTACGACGGGCCGGAGGTGCTCTACCCGTTCGGCCACGGCCTCAGCTACACCAAGTTCCGATACGAGCTGACTGACGCCGCCAAAGGCGCCACCGTCAAGATCTCGGCCGCCGGCCGGCACTGCAAGCGGCTTAGCTACAAAGCCGGCACCCTACACGCCACCCCCTCGTGCCCGGCGATCGACGTCGCCAGCCACGCGTGCGAGGAGACCGTCGCCTTCAACGTCAGCGTCGTCAACCACGGCGACGCGGACGGCGTCCACGCGGTGCTGGTGTACACCATCCCGCCGCGAGATGTGGCCGGCGCGCCCATCAAGCAGGTTGTGGCGTTCCAGAGGGTGTTTGTCAAGGCGGGTAGCGCCGCGACCGTGGGGTTCAAGCTCAACGTGTGCAAGGCGTTCGGCATCGTGGAGAAGACGGCGTACACCGTCGTGCCATCCGGCATCAGCGCCATCCACCTCGAGAACGGGGACTCCTCGTCGCCGTCGTCCGTGTCTTTCCCCGTCAAGATTAGCTTCTATGCTTAG